The following proteins are encoded in a genomic region of Gouania willdenowi chromosome 6, fGouWil2.1, whole genome shotgun sequence:
- the klhdc10 gene encoding kelch domain-containing protein 10, whose translation MSDTGGGSTPDRLNIFEKLSGRPPRAVTLAGISTPPARSGHRCVADNTNLYVFGGYNPDYDESGGSANEDYPLFRELWRYHFATGCWQQIQTEGYMPTELASMSAVLHGNNLLVFGGTGIPFGLSNGNDVHVCNVKYKRWSLLGCNGRKPKRIYGQAMVIINGSLYVFGGTTGYIYSTDLHRLDLTTREWIHLKPSNPPDDLPEERYRHEMAHDGQRIYILGGGTSFTSYPLDKIHAYNLETNSWEEITTKPHDKIGFPAPRRCHSCVQICNDVFICGGYNGELILCDLWKMNLITFQWSKLPAVMPEPAYFHCAAVTPAGCMYIHGGVVNIRENKRTGSLFKIWLAVPSLLELSWEKLLKAFPHLTSLPSYRLLNLGLTQELVERLK comes from the exons ATGTCAGACACCGGAGGAGGATCTACTCCTGACCGACTCAACATATTCGAGAAACTGAGCGGCAGGCCACCGCGTGCCGTGACGTTAGCAG GTATTAGCACGCCCCCTGCTCGCAGTGGGCACCGCTGCGTCGCTGACAACACAAACCTGTACGTATTCGGGGGGTACAATCCTGATTATGATGAGTCGGGGGGATCTGCAAATGAAGACTACCCCCTGTTCAGGGAGCTTTGGAGGTATCACTTTGCTACGGGTTGCTGGCAGCAGATACAAACAGAAGGCTACATGCCAACAGAGTTAGCATCTATGTCAG ctGTTTTGCATGGCAATAATCTCCTGGTGTTTGGTGGCACTGGAATCCCCTTTGGTCTAAGCAACGGCAACGATGTTCATGTTTGCAATGTGAAGTACAAACGTTGGTCACTGCTCGGCTGTAATGGGAGGAAGCCCAAAAGAATATATGGACAG GCCATGGTGATTATAAATGGTTCCCTGTACGTGTTTGGAGGAACAACAGGCTACATCTACAGCACAGACCTGCACAGGCTGGATCTGACCACTAGAGAGTGGATCCACCTCAAGCCGAGCAACCCTCCTGACGACCTGCCCGAGGAACG GTATCGGCATGAAATGGCACATGATGGACAGAGAATCTATATCCTGGGAGGAGGAACTTCTTTCACTTCCTATCCTTTAGATAAG ATACACGCTTACAATTTAGAGACCAACTCCTGGGAGGAAATTACTACAAAACCTCATGATAAAATAG GATTCCCCGCTCCAAGAAGATGCCATAGCTGTGTGCAAATATGCAATG atgtttttatttgtggagGCTACAATGGTGAGCTAATATTATGCGATCTGTGGAAGATGAACCTTATTACGTTTCAATGGAGTAAGCTACCAGCAGTGATGCCAGAACCAGCTTATTTCCACTGTGCTGCTGTTACACCA GCTGGCTGTATGTACATTCATGGCGGTGTCGTAAACATCCGTGAGAACAAGAGGACAGGTTCTCTGTTTAAGATCTGGCTAGCTGTGCCCAGTTTGTTGGAGCTGAGCTGGGAGAAGCTCCTCAAGGCCTTTCCTCACCTCACCTCCCTCCCCAGCTATCGTCTATTGAATCTGGGGCTCACACAGGAACTCGTTGAACGCTTGAAATAG